In Aquimarina sp. TRL1, a single window of DNA contains:
- a CDS encoding type II secretion system F family protein, with amino-acid sequence MGIKIQPHNQQERKNTSFELSEVLTREITLFGSSFNNKKKEEWYSELHVLLKSGIDLKSGLELLTETRKKEKEKQLLQSLVDPLIAGQSFSTILQENKHFTDYEYYAIRIGEQTGQLAQITQELSDFYKRKNDLKREIVSALTYPVIVLCTALLVIMFMLRYVVPMFVDIFKQNKVALPGITKMIIRFSDMIGSYGGYIIGGGIVLILGSSYIAKQPWFRKAWGTFLLKIPILGAYFRKIYLAQCTQALSLLTSARVPMVDSLELVKNMINFYPLQNGLENTRNAIITGDKMSAAFAKNPIFDKKMIALIRVAEETNQTEFIFARLKEQFNQQVKHQSQLIANVLNPILTLLVGLIVGVILVAMYLPMFRLSSVIG; translated from the coding sequence ATGGGAATTAAAATACAACCACATAACCAACAGGAACGAAAGAACACTTCTTTTGAACTCTCTGAAGTATTGACCAGAGAGATTACTTTATTTGGGAGCTCTTTTAACAATAAGAAAAAAGAAGAATGGTATTCAGAGTTACATGTGCTTCTAAAATCGGGAATTGACCTGAAGAGTGGATTAGAATTATTAACGGAGACCAGAAAAAAAGAAAAGGAGAAACAATTGTTACAATCCCTTGTTGATCCGCTGATAGCAGGGCAATCTTTTTCTACAATATTACAAGAAAACAAACACTTTACGGACTATGAGTATTATGCCATTCGAATAGGGGAACAGACAGGGCAGTTGGCACAAATTACTCAGGAGCTATCTGATTTTTACAAGCGAAAAAATGACCTGAAAAGAGAAATCGTTTCTGCATTGACATATCCGGTGATTGTATTATGCACTGCTCTTCTTGTCATTATGTTTATGCTCCGTTATGTCGTTCCCATGTTTGTAGATATTTTTAAGCAAAACAAAGTAGCACTCCCCGGAATTACCAAAATGATCATACGGTTTTCGGATATGATTGGTAGTTACGGAGGGTATATTATTGGAGGGGGTATTGTATTGATTTTAGGCAGTTCTTATATCGCAAAACAACCCTGGTTTAGAAAAGCCTGGGGTACTTTTCTGCTAAAAATCCCGATTTTGGGAGCCTACTTTCGAAAGATTTACCTGGCACAATGTACGCAAGCCCTTTCTTTATTAACCTCGGCAAGAGTACCGATGGTAGACAGTCTGGAGCTGGTGAAAAATATGATTAATTTCTATCCATTGCAAAACGGTTTGGAAAACACTCGTAATGCAATCATTACAGGAGATAAAATGAGTGCTGCATTTGCTAAAAATCCCATTTTTGATAAAAAAATGATTGCTCTTATCCGGGTAGCAGAAGAAACCAATCAAACGGAATTTATTTTCGCACGATTAAAAGAACAGTTTAATCAACAGGTGAAACATCAGTCTCAGCTTATTGCTAATGTTTTAAATCCGATACTGACCCTGTTAGTAGGCCTTATTGTAGGAGTTATACTGGTAGCGATGTATCTGCCAATGTTTAGGCTTAGTAGTGTGATAGGATAA
- a CDS encoding DUF3160 domain-containing protein: MKKGILFVVLAAIVGGGYYFLTKKEGGVEEEDPEAQMVPGLEEKTEVADPFEEELAAYYEIDFIKEWYPERIYPEPFDFDISLKGKTLDELRILRNELFARKGYLFEDAIARGHFMQYEWYQPIFDVPDFKVKLTSKEKRFITKVKEAEETLKKQPFVEKNGHTFIAFNQVLNTSQFKNLGGSIQRSLENTNACIIPGGHKQMFHLYDYNHYQYIPNFVTTDSYLQLLHKYFSGILKHVEEEQFIPMMRTMLNTLYTQSYTVYKESAHKQERAAAAYLTTYIAIGSTALTGEEKEVPEEMQSFYKEEVEKIQNHSGNRSDFLGISNGMTDYQQFTPRGNYTKSETLKKYFTGIKWLNYAPFFLDEKQRFDAVLLLADMIRSDRALMKDYTRFNSLISMMAGEEDNLSIGTVIEVLDTLYKGIERKEMYTRSVKKELIAALKKREVNKIQAQTADKNRMNVLFTAGRYSMDAAIFMKLVHVDGVKSKRPYPRGLDVFSVLGNQKASHIIEGVYKDETTWEAYPEKVDSLQQVFAAYSDWDKNLYTKTMQLLLQMNKSDSNYPGFMQTDFWKTKNVSTSLAAWATLKHDLILYSEPAFAAQGGQGGGPPPPQHLSYVEPNIKFWEHALALLKLEKEILQEAAVYTDHLRFINEELEDLANLLLNVSKKQLKKEKVTEKEFIELSWIGARMERILFRIFKTDHLPKQEADMAVVADVYNYKQFLEVGTGHADEVYVVAEINGSYYITRGAVFSYYEFLSPSPMTDMDWQEKLKTNPKRPRWIRNTLITPAKPLETKPSYALMGDTYGEE, from the coding sequence ATGAAAAAAGGAATTCTTTTTGTTGTATTAGCCGCCATCGTAGGAGGAGGCTATTATTTTTTAACAAAAAAAGAAGGAGGAGTAGAAGAGGAAGACCCCGAGGCGCAAATGGTTCCCGGATTAGAAGAAAAAACGGAGGTAGCAGACCCCTTTGAAGAAGAGTTGGCAGCCTATTACGAAATCGATTTTATCAAAGAATGGTACCCCGAGCGAATCTACCCGGAACCTTTTGATTTTGATATTTCCCTAAAAGGAAAAACACTGGATGAACTTCGCATTCTGAGAAATGAATTATTTGCCAGAAAGGGGTATCTGTTTGAGGATGCAATTGCCAGGGGACACTTTATGCAATATGAATGGTATCAACCTATTTTTGATGTACCGGATTTCAAAGTAAAATTAACCTCTAAAGAAAAACGCTTTATTACCAAAGTAAAAGAAGCTGAAGAGACACTTAAAAAACAACCGTTTGTAGAAAAGAATGGGCATACATTTATCGCATTTAATCAGGTGTTGAATACCTCTCAATTTAAAAACCTGGGAGGGAGTATTCAACGTTCTTTAGAGAATACGAATGCCTGTATTATTCCGGGAGGACATAAACAAATGTTTCACCTATATGATTATAATCACTATCAATATATTCCCAATTTTGTCACAACTGATTCATATTTGCAGTTATTGCATAAGTACTTTAGTGGCATACTAAAGCATGTAGAAGAAGAACAGTTTATTCCAATGATGCGTACGATGCTCAATACCTTGTATACGCAATCTTATACAGTGTATAAAGAATCAGCGCATAAACAAGAACGAGCGGCAGCGGCATATCTGACCACTTATATTGCTATTGGTAGTACAGCATTGACAGGAGAGGAAAAAGAAGTCCCCGAAGAAATGCAATCCTTTTATAAGGAGGAAGTAGAGAAAATTCAAAATCATTCGGGAAACCGATCAGATTTTTTGGGAATTTCTAATGGGATGACAGACTACCAACAATTTACTCCAAGGGGAAACTATACCAAGAGCGAGACGCTTAAGAAATATTTTACCGGAATCAAATGGCTGAATTACGCTCCCTTTTTTCTGGATGAAAAACAACGATTTGATGCGGTATTATTACTAGCTGATATGATACGGTCTGATCGTGCATTGATGAAGGATTATACCCGATTTAATTCGCTGATAAGTATGATGGCAGGAGAAGAAGATAACCTGTCAATAGGAACTGTTATAGAGGTATTAGATACGTTGTATAAAGGAATAGAGCGTAAGGAAATGTATACCAGGTCAGTAAAAAAGGAGTTGATTGCGGCATTAAAAAAGCGGGAAGTCAATAAAATACAAGCCCAAACGGCAGATAAAAACAGAATGAATGTATTGTTTACTGCAGGACGTTATAGTATGGATGCTGCTATTTTTATGAAGTTGGTTCATGTAGATGGAGTAAAATCCAAACGCCCGTATCCCAGAGGATTGGATGTTTTTTCTGTATTAGGGAATCAAAAGGCATCCCATATAATAGAAGGAGTATATAAAGATGAAACTACCTGGGAAGCTTATCCAGAGAAGGTAGATTCTTTACAGCAGGTATTTGCAGCTTATTCAGATTGGGATAAGAATTTATATACCAAAACCATGCAGTTGTTATTGCAAATGAATAAATCAGATAGTAATTATCCTGGTTTTATGCAGACAGATTTCTGGAAAACTAAAAATGTTTCCACTTCATTAGCTGCATGGGCAACCTTAAAACACGATTTGATTCTATACTCAGAACCTGCTTTTGCAGCTCAGGGAGGACAGGGAGGAGGACCGCCACCACCACAGCATCTGAGTTACGTAGAACCTAATATTAAGTTTTGGGAGCATGCCCTGGCATTACTAAAACTAGAAAAAGAAATTTTGCAGGAAGCGGCTGTTTATACAGATCATTTGCGTTTTATAAATGAGGAATTAGAAGATTTGGCAAATCTCCTGTTGAATGTGAGTAAAAAACAATTGAAAAAAGAAAAAGTAACCGAAAAAGAATTTATAGAACTCTCTTGGATTGGTGCCAGAATGGAGCGTATTTTATTCCGTATTTTTAAAACAGATCACCTCCCTAAACAGGAAGCAGATATGGCAGTAGTTGCCGATGTATATAATTACAAACAATTTTTAGAAGTAGGAACTGGTCATGCTGATGAGGTGTATGTGGTCGCTGAGATTAATGGTAGCTATTATATTACCAGAGGAGCAGTTTTTAGTTATTATGAATTTTTATCTCCATCCCCTATGACTGATATGGATTGGCAGGAGAAACTCAAAACTAATCCCAAACGTCCTCGGTGGATTCGTAATACTTTGATTACCCCTGCAAAACCTTTGGAAACCAAACCGAGTTATGCGCTGATGGGAGATACCTATGGAGAAGAGTAG
- a CDS encoding prepilin peptidase yields MLKALILIHLIVISYQDIKAREVYWFLFPALAALLGWSHYQHSLFIHFINAVGINIAMVSVILGILYLYNVLIIKKKFLEEVFGLGDVLFLYAVAIGFPTISFLVILVFSIFFSLILWIAVKRFSSENTAPLAGFASLFLLILLSVNWVGGLINLYLI; encoded by the coding sequence ATGCTGAAGGCGTTGATTTTGATACATTTGATAGTTATTAGTTATCAGGACATAAAAGCCAGAGAAGTATATTGGTTTCTCTTTCCCGCTTTGGCTGCATTACTGGGATGGTCTCATTATCAACATAGTCTTTTTATACATTTTATCAATGCAGTAGGGATTAATATTGCTATGGTCTCTGTCATTCTTGGGATATTATACCTGTATAATGTCTTGATTATCAAAAAAAAGTTCTTAGAAGAAGTATTCGGATTGGGAGATGTTCTGTTCCTGTATGCCGTAGCTATTGGGTTTCCTACGATATCATTTTTGGTAATACTTGTATTTTCTATATTTTTTTCACTGATTTTATGGATTGCAGTTAAGAGATTCTCTTCTGAAAACACTGCGCCACTTGCTGGTTTTGCCTCTTTGTTTTTGCTGATACTTCTTTCGGTAAACTGGGTGGGCGGGCTTATTAACTTATACCTGATATGA
- a CDS encoding prepilin-type N-terminal cleavage/methylation domain-containing protein: MIHHNRHKKQITINKVLQLQKLRDSFGSATLSEWSKKHIFVSASVTFISYMKMRYKIHTVKAFNLQEMLLVLALIGILLLIALPNFLPLIAQTKAQEAKIQLKTISNMQTQYRYLNSKYSSDFNEINYEAPVTVKNGGTANYSYEIIEASMSGFKARASAVVDFDGDGVFNVWEIDEKGSPKQLIKD; the protein is encoded by the coding sequence TTGATACATCATAACAGACATAAAAAGCAAATCACTATCAATAAAGTATTGCAACTACAGAAATTAAGAGACTCTTTTGGAAGCGCAACGCTTTCTGAATGGTCAAAAAAACATATTTTTGTGAGTGCTTCTGTCACATTTATAAGTTATATGAAAATGAGATATAAAATACATACTGTAAAGGCATTTAATCTTCAGGAAATGTTACTGGTTCTGGCATTAATAGGGATTCTCCTCTTGATAGCACTGCCAAATTTCCTTCCTTTGATTGCGCAAACAAAGGCACAGGAAGCAAAAATACAGTTGAAAACGATCAGTAATATGCAGACCCAATATCGTTACTTAAACTCTAAGTACAGCTCCGATTTTAATGAAATCAACTATGAGGCTCCGGTAACAGTAAAAAATGGCGGAACGGCTAATTACAGTTATGAAATCATTGAAGCCAGTATGTCTGGCTTTAAGGCACGTGCATCTGCTGTGGTAGATTTTGATGGAGACGGGGTTTTTAATGTATGGGAGATTGATGAAAAAGGGAGCCCGAAACAACTTATAAAAGATTAA
- a CDS encoding CapA family protein, whose translation MIPSDICRRSLFFLVIFAVSCSKYQEESIFITVSGDLMPDRGIRKQASITGISDFFSEIAPLYQTQDASIINMEGVLSSQVLEPENKTYTFIGDPEWAKAAYNAGVTHAGIANNHSMDYGAIGVRETQRYLQEAGVIPIGGSCNPVLLQKGNTTVRVFSYTDVGGSTGVLCDREEILLQGIQSYRQQYPKEVIVVIVHWGMEYTHRPTSRQSMLARQLIDHQVDIVIGHHPHVVQQISYYKGKPIIYSLGNLIFDQVRPGTNTGGILQMEIQDNHLCQLAFYPIRLHKGKPSFVSKEEISRLAKNSWFEKVALSPIPNGWLLQEKKKATDIWEVRIDDAHFQGRIRVSRMKTREAYRLSVIDTTGKEIDKKRLDYPVYTLQKGDINGDGKTDIVLGIVKATKYHPEKAKRLFTFSLDQGKIRPLWLGSQLSYELKDVKLVEEEGKVYVYSLEFYHTFMVGKYYWKNFGVTLDRFVLKGADETTATQFFNAL comes from the coding sequence ATGATTCCTTCTGACATTTGTAGAAGAAGCCTATTTTTCTTGGTAATTTTTGCTGTTTCTTGTTCAAAATATCAGGAGGAATCTATTTTTATTACCGTTTCAGGAGACCTGATGCCGGATCGGGGTATTCGGAAACAAGCATCCATTACCGGTATATCGGATTTTTTTAGTGAAATAGCTCCATTATATCAAACGCAAGATGCTTCTATTATCAATATGGAAGGAGTTCTTTCTTCACAGGTACTGGAACCTGAAAACAAAACATATACATTTATAGGAGACCCGGAGTGGGCAAAAGCTGCGTATAATGCGGGAGTTACCCATGCTGGCATAGCGAATAATCACAGCATGGATTACGGGGCGATTGGAGTAAGAGAAACACAACGGTATCTCCAGGAAGCAGGAGTGATACCTATAGGAGGGAGTTGTAATCCGGTTCTTCTCCAAAAAGGAAATACAACAGTACGGGTTTTTTCATATACAGATGTAGGAGGGAGTACCGGAGTACTATGTGATAGAGAAGAAATACTATTACAAGGTATTCAGTCTTACCGGCAGCAATATCCTAAAGAAGTTATCGTAGTGATTGTGCATTGGGGAATGGAGTACACCCATCGACCTACCTCCAGACAATCGATGCTTGCACGACAACTGATAGATCATCAAGTCGATATTGTAATAGGTCATCATCCACATGTCGTACAGCAGATCTCCTATTATAAAGGAAAGCCAATTATATACAGTCTGGGGAATTTGATCTTTGATCAAGTACGTCCAGGAACAAATACCGGAGGGATTCTCCAGATGGAGATTCAGGACAATCACCTATGTCAGTTAGCATTTTATCCAATTCGGTTGCACAAAGGAAAGCCAAGTTTTGTCAGTAAAGAAGAAATATCCAGATTAGCTAAAAATAGCTGGTTTGAAAAGGTAGCTCTTAGCCCGATTCCTAATGGATGGCTATTGCAAGAAAAGAAGAAAGCAACAGATATATGGGAAGTACGTATTGATGATGCTCATTTTCAGGGAAGAATTCGGGTCTCCAGGATGAAAACAAGAGAAGCCTATCGGTTATCTGTAATAGATACTACAGGAAAGGAAATAGATAAAAAACGATTAGATTATCCGGTGTACACACTTCAAAAAGGAGATATTAATGGTGATGGTAAAACCGATATTGTCTTGGGAATTGTCAAGGCGACCAAATACCATCCGGAAAAAGCAAAACGACTATTTACTTTTTCTCTGGATCAGGGAAAAATACGACCTCTATGGCTAGGGTCTCAGTTAAGCTACGAGCTAAAAGATGTAAAACTAGTGGAAGAAGAGGGAAAAGTCTATGTGTATTCTTTGGAATTTTATCATACTTTTATGGTAGGAAAGTACTATTGGAAAAATTTTGGAGTTACCCTGGATCGCTTTGTGCTCAAAGGAGCAGACGAAACAACAGCCACTCAGTTTTTTAATGCCTTGTGA
- a CDS encoding type II secretion system protein GspD, whose product MKKIVFLLGCVLHLSLISYAQQLPQGTMNQTNARIAGIENKLQLLHVDVPGLTEKVNINLSSTSLANFLKAISQVHKINISVSQELSGISIVNGFSDVTVHDLLLFVAKEYELDIMITGTILSIKKYTPPVIAPTEKEIQVSYDALSNTLSTDISNDPLPKVFRKITEVSGKNLLYAPELSSKNLNLFISKVPIDVALRKLAEANQLEFSQTKDGFYEFEGVYNAENGSGTSGFSRSRHYRNNERYQILDTVRKMVRVHLENTPISEVILPLAEDLKLDIYIASPLESAGNVTLKTEAISFDELLLKIFQQGSAVDTPLISNNSTSGSSYAQNNTNSGANTGRSTTATKEYTFKKEGNIYYFGTEDQLAIRKIEMVQMMHRSIAMLGDPSPAAGFNSGSLRSSNFVSGGTNYIGGNSGNSGFQNTRNTNSYNSRTSSAGTASQVGNIHSLFPQSVTRGLDIKVDTELNSFIVSGPGARIENFKKFVTYIDKPVPLILIEVMILEVSRSATIETGVEFGIGKEPVATEGVSFPDANITLGAKTINRIIGGFDGFGSLNLGNVVPNFYMDIKAMETNGNLKILSTPKLSTLNGHKAYLSSGQTTYYAVTNQNFFGSQIPQTSQVVNYQPIDAELALEFKPFVSGDGQITLDIQVIQSNFSGERIAEDAPPDINSRRFSSIMRMRTNDVAILGGIERKIKNNSGSGVPFLSKIPIIKWFFSKRKREDSKRKLNVIIKPTVFY is encoded by the coding sequence ATGAAAAAGATTGTATTCCTTCTAGGCTGTGTCCTTCACTTGAGCCTTATCTCTTATGCACAACAGTTGCCACAGGGAACGATGAATCAGACCAATGCCAGAATCGCTGGTATAGAAAATAAACTACAGCTGTTGCACGTAGATGTTCCCGGTCTCACGGAAAAAGTTAATATCAACTTATCCAGTACCTCTTTGGCTAATTTTTTAAAAGCCATTTCTCAGGTACATAAAATCAACATCAGTGTATCTCAGGAGCTCTCCGGAATTTCAATTGTCAATGGATTTTCAGATGTGACAGTGCATGATCTTTTGCTATTTGTGGCAAAAGAATATGAATTAGATATAATGATTACAGGGACTATTTTATCCATAAAAAAATATACCCCTCCGGTTATTGCTCCGACAGAAAAAGAGATACAGGTATCATATGATGCTTTAAGCAATACCTTGTCTACGGATATTTCTAATGATCCCTTACCAAAGGTATTTCGGAAAATCACAGAGGTTTCAGGAAAGAATCTTTTATATGCACCAGAACTTAGTAGTAAAAATCTCAATCTGTTTATTAGTAAAGTGCCTATTGATGTTGCTTTGAGGAAATTAGCAGAAGCCAATCAATTGGAGTTTTCACAAACCAAAGATGGGTTTTATGAGTTTGAAGGAGTGTATAATGCCGAAAACGGATCGGGAACTTCCGGATTTAGCAGATCAAGACATTATCGAAACAATGAGCGGTATCAGATATTAGATACAGTCCGGAAAATGGTAAGAGTACATCTGGAAAACACACCAATTTCTGAAGTAATTCTTCCCTTGGCAGAAGATTTAAAATTAGACATTTATATAGCATCCCCACTAGAGAGTGCAGGGAATGTAACATTAAAGACAGAAGCAATTTCCTTTGATGAATTACTGCTAAAAATCTTTCAGCAGGGAAGTGCAGTTGATACTCCATTGATTTCTAATAATAGTACCAGCGGAAGTTCATATGCTCAAAATAATACGAATTCAGGAGCGAATACAGGGAGGTCAACCACAGCCACCAAAGAATATACGTTTAAGAAAGAAGGGAATATATATTATTTTGGAACCGAAGATCAGCTCGCAATCCGAAAAATAGAAATGGTACAGATGATGCATCGCTCGATTGCCATGTTAGGAGATCCATCTCCCGCTGCCGGATTTAATTCGGGGAGTCTGAGAAGTTCGAATTTTGTATCGGGTGGTACCAATTATATAGGAGGAAATTCCGGAAACTCCGGGTTTCAAAATACACGAAATACCAATTCGTATAACTCCAGAACAAGCAGTGCAGGCACTGCCAGTCAGGTAGGAAATATTCATTCGCTATTTCCACAGAGTGTGACCAGGGGACTAGATATCAAGGTTGATACCGAACTCAATAGTTTTATTGTAAGCGGTCCTGGTGCCCGAATAGAAAATTTCAAAAAATTTGTAACCTATATAGATAAACCGGTTCCTTTGATCCTGATAGAAGTCATGATATTGGAAGTAAGCAGAAGTGCGACCATTGAAACCGGAGTAGAATTTGGAATCGGGAAAGAACCGGTAGCAACCGAAGGGGTTTCTTTTCCGGACGCTAATATTACTTTGGGGGCTAAAACAATTAACCGTATTATAGGTGGTTTTGATGGTTTTGGATCGCTTAATCTGGGGAATGTTGTTCCTAATTTCTATATGGATATCAAGGCGATGGAAACCAATGGAAATCTGAAGATCCTATCGACACCAAAATTAAGTACGCTTAATGGACATAAAGCATACCTGTCTAGTGGACAAACTACCTATTATGCTGTTACGAATCAAAACTTTTTTGGATCACAAATTCCACAGACCTCTCAGGTAGTGAATTACCAACCTATTGATGCAGAACTGGCATTGGAATTTAAACCTTTTGTTTCTGGAGATGGTCAGATTACACTTGATATTCAGGTGATTCAATCTAATTTTAGCGGAGAGCGAATTGCAGAAGACGCTCCACCGGATATCAATAGCAGGCGTTTTTCTTCTATTATGAGGATGCGCACTAATGATGTGGCTATTCTGGGAGGAATCGAACGAAAAATTAAAAATAATTCAGGCTCTGGAGTTCCTTTTTTATCTAAAATCCCCATCATTAAATGGTTTTTTAGCAAGCGAAAACGAGAAGACTCTAAAAGAAAATTAAATGTAATCATTAAACCGACTGTTTTTTATTAA
- a CDS encoding type II secretion system protein J encodes MSLWIRKHKVQAMTLTEIMVVLAITAIITGLSFMILRLVQKNMYAIQTNYEYRTEIQSLETALTIDFHSCTASYWNALEQQLTLRSPLTTQNYKFYKDSIRSDIKTYVIQTDSIQLYFQGKTVAEGEIDAIRLHFNRTTNLHRSFIFRYNDPSIHFAYGN; translated from the coding sequence ATGAGTCTGTGGATACGAAAACATAAAGTACAGGCGATGACACTTACCGAAATTATGGTGGTATTGGCAATTACTGCTATTATTACCGGGTTGTCGTTTATGATTCTTCGTCTGGTACAAAAAAACATGTATGCTATTCAAACCAATTATGAATACCGTACGGAGATTCAGTCATTAGAAACCGCATTGACAATTGATTTTCACAGCTGTACAGCATCCTATTGGAATGCCTTGGAACAGCAATTGACATTGCGTAGTCCTCTGACTACACAAAATTATAAGTTCTATAAAGATAGTATTCGATCTGATATAAAAACCTATGTTATTCAGACAGATAGTATACAGCTGTATTTTCAGGGAAAGACCGTAGCTGAAGGAGAAATAGATGCAATCCGATTGCATTTTAATCGTACAACGAATTTACACCGCAGCTTTATCTTCAGATATAATGATCCATCGATTCACTTTGCTTATGGGAATTAA
- a CDS encoding GspE/PulE family protein, producing MTQESATYKLPVHLKQLITSNQAFHYRIIPIKKEGTTLVFASDSKQPKSLQKELSIIFNSAIQITEETTEAIQSYLTLNYRKTTTAAQEKLQYEDNFLQKLIATAKDFGSSDIHMEPYEKFCRVRFRLDGKLKEQYTISNKEYPQLINQIKIQSGLDISQKRLAQDGRITFKAGTEEFDIRVSTMPTLHGEKIVLRLLNRNTQEVSLTDLGFTAHELLQYREASKQPQGIILISGPTGSGKTTTLYATLKELNKETSNILTIEDPIEYTLEGINQVQLREDIEFDFPAALRAFLRQDPDIIMVGEIRDDKTANMAIKAALTGHLVLSTIHTNSAWATISRLIDMNVPSFLIASTLTMSIAQRLVRKLCPHCKKEKNTETTDFPLTYDIPKDLKKYYIAQGCNQCYHTGYLGRKAIYELLPITKDLEQAIKSNQLQIDEYLSEHNISTLEDNAIRLVREGVTSVDEVYALLAKQ from the coding sequence ATGACACAAGAATCCGCAACGTATAAACTACCGGTGCACTTAAAACAGCTGATTACTTCCAATCAGGCCTTTCACTATCGGATTATACCAATAAAAAAAGAGGGAACAACACTTGTTTTTGCTTCTGATTCAAAACAACCCAAAAGTCTGCAGAAAGAACTGTCTATCATCTTTAATAGTGCCATACAAATTACAGAAGAAACGACGGAGGCTATTCAGTCATACCTTACCCTGAATTATAGAAAAACAACCACTGCAGCTCAGGAGAAACTTCAGTACGAGGACAATTTTTTGCAGAAACTAATCGCTACAGCAAAAGATTTTGGAAGTAGTGATATTCATATGGAACCCTATGAAAAGTTCTGTAGGGTACGATTTCGTCTGGATGGAAAATTAAAAGAACAATATACGATCTCAAACAAAGAGTATCCACAGCTGATCAATCAAATAAAAATACAATCCGGATTAGATATTTCTCAAAAGCGATTAGCACAGGACGGGCGTATTACTTTTAAAGCGGGAACAGAAGAATTTGATATTAGGGTATCGACCATGCCTACCCTGCACGGAGAAAAGATTGTATTGCGTTTATTAAACCGGAATACACAAGAGGTTTCCCTTACCGATTTAGGGTTCACTGCCCATGAGTTACTTCAGTACCGGGAAGCCAGTAAACAACCCCAGGGAATTATTTTGATCTCTGGTCCCACAGGATCAGGAAAGACAACAACCTTATATGCGACCTTAAAAGAATTAAATAAGGAAACGTCTAATATTCTTACTATAGAAGATCCTATAGAATATACATTAGAAGGGATTAATCAGGTACAGCTAAGGGAAGATATAGAGTTCGATTTTCCGGCAGCACTTCGTGCTTTTTTACGACAAGATCCGGATATTATAATGGTAGGAGAGATCCGGGATGACAAAACGGCTAATATGGCGATCAAAGCAGCATTAACAGGTCATTTGGTGTTATCGACAATTCATACTAATTCCGCCTGGGCGACCATTTCTCGTCTTATCGACATGAATGTTCCTTCCTTTTTAATAGCCAGTACCTTGACCATGAGTATTGCCCAACGACTGGTAAGAAAGCTGTGTCCTCATTGCAAAAAAGAAAAAAATACTGAAACTACGGATTTTCCCCTTACCTATGATATCCCCAAAGACCTTAAGAAATACTATATTGCGCAAGGGTGTAATCAATGTTATCACACTGGATATTTAGGAAGGAAAGCAATTTATGAATTACTACCAATTACCAAGGATCTGGAACAAGCTATAAAAAGTAATCAACTGCAAATTGATGAATATCTGTCAGAACATAATATCAGCACCTTAGAGGACAATGCAATTCGATTGGTAAGAGAAGGGGTTACTTCTGTAGATGAAGTATATGCCTTATTAGCAAAACAGTAA